The nucleotide window GGTGACTTCGGCGTGCGGCGCATAAatggagcgagagaggaggctTGCCGGACCATCGCAGTGTGGAAGTTTTTCGCTTGCTCGGGTCCTTGTGCTCGCGACGACGCAAGCGGCGGGCCCCTTCGccacttctctctctatgTTTTCACCCTGGCCACCCCAGCCCGCCCTTGCTGCATCGCGGTGCACCATGTGCTGGTGAGCCGTATTGTTCTCGCGTCCTTTGCTGCGGTTTGCCCGTTTGCTTTGGCGGCTCTGTGTGGTTGGCCTTGCGCAGGACTgacgggcggcggcgctcatGTACCGTTGTCTCTTCGTCTTGTGGGCGGGCGTACCGCACGCATCTAGGAACTTGGCGTGTTTTCTGTTTGTTCTTTCGGAGTCTCTGGCTGACGTCTAtcgctgcgtgcgtgtgctggcaTCCGTGCCTTCGCTGTAACGTGCCACTTTGGGGTGCgcccgctctctgcctctctgtctgtgtgccgtGTGTCGTGGGCGAGTGGATGTGCGGCGTGCGTTTTCTTTCGCGTTGATTCGCTGTGTTCCCTAAGGCGCAGGAGTTGTGAAAACGAAATCAGAGGAAGCAGGCAAATGGACCGGATGGCGCACCGCCGTGGGCCCACCAGGCACGACtgcgtgggcagtcgcgaTGAAGGTCGGtcgggggaaggggcagaAAGCGCCGCTGGATGTTTGAGATCTGCGTgtgccccttcctcctccctttcgtCACCCCACGCTCTGCGGCGCTCGCTGTTCTGTCTGAGGCGCACACTCAGGGAGCAGCGGAAGTCTGTGGACCACTTCTCGGGTGTACTACATCTACTCGGGTGAACGAGGGTGCCGCAAAACAGAGGTGCTCGCTTTGGTTGTGGTATCAGCGGCTTCCGCGGAACGGGGTCTTTGGGACAGCGCGTGGggagaggtgtgtgcgtgaacGGCGCGCATATTTACCGCGCTCCACATTACCCGCTGCTCTACCTCCCCGTCTATGATAGTCGCTTCTCCTTCGTGTCCCCAACGCCGCTGTTGCGGGGCGTGGTGGACACGTTGGCCCTCTTATCCGCACACATACTtgcgcactcgcacgcctGTCTGCACGCGTGCTCCCTGCTcaccctccgcctctttgcCTATCCTGCCATGCCACCATCGACGCCCCCCTTCTTCCGTCAGTGTCCCTGCGTCTGTGTAAGTGTTTGCTCGTGTGTTCgagtgcgtgcacgtggCCGCTTCATCGCCGTTGCATGCTCACAGATTTCTTCTGGCGGAGCACCTCATACGAATCCACCACTGTCTTGCGGCGCGCTCttccctcgctctccgccGCGCGTGTGTATCGCTTCCGTCAGCCAAAATCCTGCCGCATCATCGAAGCAATGGGAAGGACAATGCTGCACACCACGGCGGCTCGGCACGCGCAGCTCTTCAGGCTGACGCAGCGCAGGTTGCAGTCCGGCATCTTCACGGCGTGCCCGTACCATGGGGCCAAGGAGGGATCTGCCACGGTCATGGCGCAAGGGGCAATGGAGCACTGCCCTGTGGTGGGCACAACGCCGCACATGGGTTGCCCTGTAGAGGCGGGGCTGTGCGACCGCCGGCCGCCGACCATGTCGACAATGGTGTCGCAGATGGGCAAGTCGCAGCTCTCCGCCTACGTGGCTGCCACGGCGTTGGCGGGATACGTGATTGCCGGTGGCACCGTTCCCTTAGTTGCGGCCGCCGTCACTGCCGGCACAATGCTACAGTCCTGCTCCGCCAACACGGCGAACCAGATCATCGAGGCACCGTATGATAAGCTAATGAAGCGCACCTGCCGTCGACCTCTCCCGATGAAGCTCCTCTCACCCCAGGCAGCTACGGCCATCTCCGGGATGGAGCTGGCCTTCGGCACTGGGCTGCTGTACTGCGTCAGCCccccggcggcggccttgGGTGTCTTCAACTGGTTCTTGTACGTCTGCATTTACACTCCGCTGAAGCGCGTCTCCGCACTCAACACGTGGTTCGGCTCTATCGTAGGAggcgtgccgccgctcaTGGGAGGCATTGCCGTCGCCGGTATCATCACGCCGCCGGTGTGGCTGCTGGCGACGTTCCTGTTTGTGTGGCAAATTCCGCACTTCAACGGGCTCGCCTTCCACTGCCGGCGCGACTACGAGGTGGCCGGCTACAAGATGCTAGCCTTCTACAATCCCTGGCGCGCGTCCTTCTACGCCGTTGCCCTCTCTGTATTGATGGCCTTCCTCACTCTCGTCTGCCCAACGCTCGCCGGTATGGAGGTGGAGGGTGTGTGGTACTACTCTgtgacggccgccgccaacgcgcTCATGATCTACAAGTCGCTCCTCTTTCACAACGAGCCggtgcgccactgccgcggctgcttcgTCTTCTCGTATGTGTATCTCAGCGTGGTCCTCGCGGCGATCATGCTAAACCACATTCAGCCGAtgcacctcgcgcagcgcgccatAGACTATGTGACTGCGGAGGCAACCGAGGCGTCCGCAGCGTTGTCGGCGGTAACATCCACCGCAGAGACGTAGTTTGTTTTCACAAACGAATGTGGAGGCTTGGTTGAGCCTCGCACACTCTCGAAAGGTCCTTTTACAAGTGAACAtagacgcacgcacgcatcgctTCTACCCCTCGCATTGCTACACATGCGCATATCGGCGACCGTGCGGGCAGGGGCGAGCGCCGGCTTCGATACCGCTCTGGTCTGGCTCGCACATATTTCTAGGAAATCATTCGTAGCACGCAAACAACGCTCCCGCACGGATGTCAGATGGAATGAAGACTTTGGTCCACCACTGTGCCGTCTCGCACGCcaacgccgtcgcctccactttccctttccttccaCATGCACCGTACCCGATCCTTGAGGACGCGTTGGCGATCACTGCAGTCGACTAGGCTAGGGAACAGCGGCGTTGCTCCTACTGCGTCTTCACACGAACTACAGCGAAGggatggcgatggtggtgaaATAGAGGTCTGGCGGCGTGGCATCTGCTGGGCtttgcctccccccttcctctcccggTGTGCCATTGATCTCAGTGGCAGATATGCAGCGGGAGATGTTGCTTGTCCCTTTTCCGCTCGTTACAGTACCGTCGTAGCATCACATAGCAAAATAATCTAACTTACTTTTCTTACGGTGATTTGCTCTTCTTTTCATCTGTGTGTCGCGctctgccctctctccctcccatcGTTTGTGCCGATGGGCTGAGATGGAGTGGAGGCGGGTGGCGGATGGACTACACATCCCGTGTTTTCCCCCACGCCAGCTTGGTGGCTCTCACGCTCTACAGGATGAGGGCATGGCGGACACCACCACAATTTTGTTTGCCTTTCTCAGTCGTTTGTTCACTTCTTTCTCGCTGCTCCACTCTGAGTGTGACGGGCATGCACATCCACTAACCCGTCCGCGGACGACTCTCTCTGAGTGGGttgtgcgcgcatgtgccgctGTTGGCGTTGGTGGCGACCGCACGTGTCTGGCGACTGTGCACTGCGTGCGCGACGGCCATGTGGCGGagttttttgttttgtctGATTTCTCAACTTTCCCTGCGGTCTCTGATTAGGACACTGAACAAACGGATAAGggcacgtgcgtgctcgCGTTTACGGCGTAGGgctcgtgcgcgtgtgcgtggcgctcGTTGCGTCCTCGGATGCGTATGACTATGTATTAAGGAAAATATCTAAGCTACTGTTTGTATTGGTTTACTGTTGCCGTTTGCTGCGGAtacgcgcatacacaccTGCGCGCGCTACTCACCCATTGCCCTCGTAGAAAGGCAGGCAAGAccaaaaaacaaaacgaggGAGAGTAAGACATGGGCCCTGATGCGGGAGCTCCCCACGACTATACTCGCTGCCCACCGTCTCAAGgctgtgcctctctctcacttATCCACTCTGtgcgcacatgtgtgtgtgtgtgtgagggggggaCGCCTCTGCTACGCTGCAGTCAGAGGGCGGTAGGGGCGAGCTGTGGAGGGAGCGCCGACTTGTGCGTTCTTTCTCCACCCTTttctcgcctcctctgcagCGAATGGTAACGCGGAGGAGTGAGGAGCTGTACGAACTTGCCGCATGAGAGCGGATTGCTTCTCACAAATGTTTGTTTCTGCCGTTATGAAAGGTGGCGGTAAGCGGGAAAGCACCGACGGCAGGCTGGGGAAGCGGAGGTgaatgggagggggggggcgtaaGGGGCAGGGTGAAGTGCTGAGCGCTGCCATGCGCAcgtctgcctctcctccctacTTCCCTCTCACTGAGGTTGCCCGTTAGTTGCAGCCCCGCCCACGTGCTTCTTTGTTTCTccgtcctctctcctcctctttcacTTCTGCCGGCCATCATTCCTGCGATTCAAGCACATGCATGCGCGTGCTTGTGTAGGCGGAGCCGATGGGAGTCGCCGGTGCCGTTCTTCACTACTCCCCCGTATTCCGTCTGTGTTTTTCTCCGTCTTGCCACGGCTCCTGATGATGCTGATAACGGTAGTAGTTGGGCGGAGCCGCCTCGATTCCGCTATTCATCTCGCTGTGTGCTGATAGATGGgtgacgcgtgtgtgcgcctctcctctctgtcCGTTGACTATGGTTGTTGTGTTCGCTATTCTCGTTTCTTATCTGTTTTTGTGCGCGTCTCCGCCCCTCtgtccctcccttcctccctaTCTCGCCACCATCTCGCGGCCCGTGCGGATGTACAAGTGTGCGGGGCGGGTCAGTGTGCATCCTTGGGGCATGTACCACCATCGCCATTAGTGTTTGACGAAGTGTAGCAAAATCTATAAATGCGGAGTACGGTGCTGCTTCATGTGGCACGCGTCGTGAGTGCTGTGCCTTCACCAGTCGGCACAGGTAGCGAGATACTTGCCGCATCCTCAGCGAAACAAAATGCATGGTGCCGCTCAGCCAGGAAGGGTGGGAGGGCGTTCTGCCCACAGCAGACAGTGCTTCGAtcatcctcctctcccaGTACTTCAGCACTCTCAATGCCAGTCTACCTCATCACTGGAGAGGTGAGCGAGTAAGAAGCGAGCTGCCATGCGCACACCGCTGGCACACGTGCGTTGCTTCACACTCCCTCTGCTGCCCCCCAACCCACTTCTACCTATGTACTGCGCTCTACATAAACGCGAGTCTTGCTTCTGGCAGTGTAGATTGAGCGAGagctggctgctgcgccgtttcGGAGACATGTCCGAAGGCTCTGCAGGGCAACTTACCATTTCAGCCTCTTGGGTGCACACCGACTTACAGAAGCTACGACTTCGACGTGACAGAGCCACCGTGACCATGCAGCtcaaggagctggaggaggatCGGCGGTATGTGGAATCGCAGCTTGGCGCCGTAGAGCACCGCACCAGCCGCCAACGTTCTCGTATAGAACAGCTGACCAAGGAGCTGCAGAGCCTGACGACAGAGCTGGCGCCGGAACTGATTCTCCTCGAGGAGGGTCACCGAATTGCTGAGGGGATGCGCAACCAGCTGCACTACCAGACAATCATTAGCCGAACCTCCTCTTCCTACAGCGGTGAGCTTGCTAGCTTATCGACTGCAAACGGCGCAGGCACCGTGGATCCACGCACCTCGATGGCCTGCCCCCTGTCGGTGCAcggcctctctctctttccccgCTGCGTTGCCAACGCTGCTCGACCGCAGGCCGCAGATGTGAATGCTTttctgcagcgctgcgcgccacTCTTTCAGTGGAGTGACGAGGAGCAAGCGGTGAAGCCGCCGTTCTTCTTTGATGAGCCGTGCCTCATGGAGCGCGGCAGTGATGGGACGCTGGGCATGTCCGAGGAGAGTGGCGTTCGCGACGCAGCAGTGTGCCGCAACGCTGCATGCCCGTACTGGCACCGCAATCAGCTTACCCACGTCAAGATGGCGGTCATGGTCTTTCTAGACTCCGTGCGTTGTCAGTCGGTGGTCGATGAGTATCTCTGCGCCGTCACCCACGCGACCGCCCGCCTGGCGCGTCACGTGCATCACGCGGACTCCATCTCGTTAGTATGTGCCCTGCTCTGTGAGGTGCTGCAGACATTGATAGCGACTGGGCTGCATGTGAGGCTTCTCGCGGACAAGCAGTCCACACGTGCGATGATGAGCGCCCCCACTGTGAAGGCTACGGACGCGCAACGCGCTTCACCTACCCGCGCCGTCTTTCTGCGGAGCGCCGAAGAGGTGGAGTGCTGGAGCGCTGtcgagcggcagcaacagcagcactcctccagcaccgacTCTTTATCgctcgcggctgcagctgctgcacagttCCAGTTGCATCCGAGCTCCTTGTCATGGCGGTGCATGCTGGCCGCCGTGGAGGAcgttgcgcagcggcgctggctgGGACACCAGGGCGTGGTCTTGTTTCCCAGCTCGCCAGAGTTGCATCTGCAGTACGTGCTTGCGGTgctgagcagcggcggcagcgtcgctgaGGTGCTCGAGACTTGTCTGGCATCCTGCCGCACACTTTCTGCTCAGGCGGCTGCCTCTGTAGTGGCGGGTCTGGACTGTGGGCAGTACGCCACCAGGGTGGCACGCCATGCTGCGTACTTGCTTgctcgtgtgtttgtgcacgtcgcgcagacagacacggCCGCAGCTTTGGCATTTCTGGCGCCTTTTTTGAGATCCGACGCGGAGGCAGGCGtggctgctcttcttctgccGTTGGCGCGTCAGAATTTGACGCTTCTGATGGTGGCACTGCGCCGCACCGGTCACCTGCACTACACCAacttcctccctctcgctgccATCTCCGACATAGCCCTGGAGCTCTCATCGCCGGATGGCGCTAACCCGTCAGAAAGCGGCCGTGACACACTCTACGCAGCGTTGAAGCTGGTCATGTCGTACAAGCGTGACCGCTTTGATGCGCAGCTGGTGAGCTGCTGtgacgcagcgctgcagatTAGCGTCCTGCGAACCTTCTCCTACCGACTGGCGTACATCGAGCGCGTGGTGGAAAAGACGGTTCCGGAGTCGCCGCTATCGCAGGGCGTTCTCTACAGCGAGTACGTGGATGCGGTTGCTGAGCAGCAGTCAGTGCATGCTGCAGCCCTCGTCGCCGACGCTCTTGCGCGCAATGAAGGGGCTTCCTGTACGCTGACGCTGCTACTGCGGGGACGCCTCCGCATGTGGGGGGCGTCCCTCTCATCGGACGCGCAAAACGCTGTGTCGGCGTTCTGCGCGGCGAACCAACTCTCCCCCGACGAGCTCGGTAACATGGCCCACCTTTGGGATGCCTTCCAGACGCCTTGTTCCTCCCGTTCTCCACCTGTGGAGTGGGTATGCGCGTACGCGCTCCACGTGATGTGCACATTGGGTGGcgaggctgctgcagagcCGGCATGGGCAAAGATGGACGCGCTGCCGGTGGAGTCGCTGATGCATGACGtagtcgctgccgccttttTCTTCCACGTTCTCCTGCAGCTCAGCGGGGAGGCTCGCAGTGCGACGCTCTTCCACCGCACAGTGCACCGCTGTCTTTCCCTCTTTCTCGAGGCGCACCTCCTCAGCTGGAGCGCACTGGAAGGGTCAGCGGAGAATATGATCGGACTGCCACACTATCTGAGTCTCTGCATCTACCAAGAGGTGCCACTGCTGTTGGGCCCTGGCGCCGACGACACGTTCGCGTGGCGCTGCCTTGTCCTGGAGGTAGCTACCAGTTTGGGTGTTCTCCATCCTCTTCTGGTGACCGCCTAGACATGTAGAGTGGTGATTCCGTGTGCACACTCGTCGGCCGTACCGTCTTCGTAAGCCCTTCCGTCGCGATGCACTTGTGTCAATGCCTTTAAGCCCTAGAACAGAGgttgagggagggggagaccATTGCGCGGTGGCCCGCCTCCActcccttttctttgcgCCGCCCTACGctgcgtgcgcctgtgtgcgtgtgccactgCTTTATCAGCGCGACACTCTCTCAATGGGCACGTGCGATGCACTGCTGCCCAGACGCAGACGTTGCAGCGGCGGGCCGCCCTGAGCACGTCTGTGTCCCTCCACTCTCATACGGCATAGCGTCTTCTTCTCAGTCTTCATGCTGTGCATTTCCATCTCTgcactccccctccttgTTGCTCTCTCACCCACATCTCTGCGCTCTGCGTGTCGTGTCATCTGCAACTATCCTGCGCTTGTTTTGTGTGCCTGTCATGCGAGCGTTCCCAAACGAACGCTCTCGACGCCGTGAAggcctgctgccgccgccgcttggCCAAGAGAACACCTCTTGTGTTCGCGTCCTTTGTGCCGGCACTCTGGGAAAAGAGGTCAAGGTGACTTTGGAGAAGGGTAGAAAAGACGTAGGGTGCCGCAGCTCACCAGCGGAGGGGATCGGCGCGCAGGCAGACGCTCTTCCGCTGTTCCTGCTAGCGGCGTGCAACTTTCTTTGCCATagcctcccctctctccgctcTGTCTTTGCGTCCTTCCGACGTCTCCCTTCTTTGCAGTGCCGAGACGCAGTGTAGCGACACGCGCAATCCGCGCAGAGTGTGTCCCAGCACTCCAAGGACACTGtgcaagacacacacatatatatatatatacgcaGAGGGGCACACAAACACCCGCACATCTTTGTCTCCgtgtcacacacacagcacggctGTTACGCACATCCCCGCATGCGATTGTGGGCGCCAGCTGTCCCCCCTCTGTGTTTCCTCGCGCCTTTGAGTGGGACCAGGGGGGGGGTCATGCCACCCGCATCCCTGACATTTGAGCCACCATCCGTGGTGGCAGTCTTCGCGTCGCATGCGGTATTGTCCTGGGAGCAACCACGCACCCCACACACCACGCCATTCGCGGAGCACATTGCGTGGGAGTATCAGATCGAGTACAACTGCTCCTGCAGAGTTAGGCAGCAGCCGTACCGCACCACGGGCAGTAACACCTTTGTTCTCTTGGCCACCCCACACGAGGGTGAGACGTACTATGTGCGAGTGGTGGCCAAGGCCAGGTTTGCAGGATCTACTGCCGGTCTCGTCTCCGCCAAGATCGC belongs to Leishmania mexicana MHOM/GT/2001/U1103 complete genome, chromosome 23 and includes:
- a CDS encoding putative protoheme IX farnesyltransferase → MLTDFFWRSTSYESTTVLRRALPSLSAARVYRFRQPKSCRIIEAMGRTMLHTTAARHAQLFRLTQRRLQSGIFTACPYHGAKEGSATVMAQGAMEHCPVVGTTPHMGCPVEAGLCDRRPPTMSTMVSQMGKSQLSAYVAATALAGYVIAGGTVPLVAAAVTAGTMLQSCSANTANQIIEAPYDKLMKRTCRRPLPMKLLSPQAATAISGMELAFGTGLLYCVSPPAAALGVFNWFLYVCIYTPLKRVSALNTWFGSIVGGVPPLMGGIAVAGIITPPVWLLATFLFVWQIPHFNGLAFHCRRDYEVAGYKMLAFYNPWRASFYAVALSVLMAFLTLVCPTLAGMEVEGVWYYSVTAAANALMIYKSLLFHNEPVRHCRGCFVFSYVYLSVVLAAIMLNHIQPMHLAQRAIDYVTAEATEASAALSAVTSTAET